CAAAAAAAATTAATATTAAATCCGAGTTGTTAATTAGGCAAAACACCTATTAATATTGAGTTGTCATTCTGAGGACTTTAGTCCGAAGAATCTGTCCCAAAAAGAATTGAAGCTTAAAACCCAAAAGGGATAGATGTTTCGCTTCGCTCAACATGACAATTCAAAAATTATTTAGCGACTAGAGTTATTAAACGAAAAATGTTTTACAATTTTTAACATGCCTTAAAAACTTGTCAAATAATATGTTCATTGTAAAATCAAGTTTAGAGTGTAAAATTGTGAATAAAATATTCCGAGGTATTAATGTCAAAAGAAACAATAGAATTTGAAGGAACGATAATTGAATCCTTGCCAAATGCTATGTTTAAGGTAAAACTTGAAAATGATCATATGGTATTGGCTCATATTTCCGGCAAAATCAGAAAGAACTTCATAAGAATTCTGCCCGGGGATAAAGTTAAAGTCGAGTTGACCCCTTATGACTTAACCAGAGGAAGAATTACATATAGATTAAAATAAATAAAAACCGAAAATATAATAAATCGAAAGGATAATAATCGTGAAAGTCAGAACATCTGTTAAGAAAATTTGTGAAAAATGCAAATCAATTAGAAGAAAAGGAAGAGTAGCAGTTATTTGCGAAAACCCAAAACATAAACAAAGACAGGGATAAAAGCAAATTGACCCGGGAAAATCAAATAAATTAACAATAAATGCAAATTTATATATAAATTTATTTATTTACTTGAATGTTTTTTATGTTTTTATTAACTTATAATTTAAACCTGTGTAAAAAATCAGCGTTAAAAATAAACAAGAGGAAACAAAGGAGAAATTAATGGCCAGAATAGCTGGAGTTGATCTTCCGCGTAATAAAAGAATGGTAGTAGCCTTAACCTATATTTATGGGGTAGGACCTACCAGAGCCAGTGAAATATTGGCTAATTGCGGCATATCTGAGGACACCAGAAGCGACAATTTAACTGAAGAAGAAATTAACAGTTTAAGAATTGAAATAGGAAAATATCAGGTCGAAGGTGATCTAAAAAGATTTGAAGCATTAAATATCAAAAGATTAAGTGAAATCAATTCATATAGAGGAATGAGACACCGTAGAGGTCTTCCTGTTCGTGGACAAAGAACAAAAACTAATGCCAGAACAAGAAGAGGCAAGAAAACAGGACCTGTTTCAAAGAAAAAATAATTTAAATATAATGGAGAATATAGTTAATCATGGCTAAACCAAAGGCTAGAGTTAAGAAAAAAGAAAAGAAAAATGTACTTCAGGGCAGAGTGCATATCCAATCAACATTTAACAATACAATCGTAACTTCGACAGATATGCTCGGAAATGCAATAGCATGGGCAAGTGCAGGTACAAGCGGATTTAAGGGCGCAAGAAAAGGCACCCCGTTTGCTTCACAATCAGCGGCTGAATTAGTTGCAAAAAAATCCATGGAACAAGGCATGAAATCTGTAGAAGTTTATGTAAAAGGACCCGGATCAGGCAGAGAAACAGCCATCAGGTCAATACAGTCAGCAGGGCTTGAAATTACATTAATTAAAGATGTAACTCCAATACCTCATAATGGTTGCAGACCACCAAAGAAAAGAAGAGTCTAAGTAATTACCGATAATAAAACAAGGAGTCAAGGAAATTGGCACGACATACAGAAGCAGTTTGTAAAATATGCAGAAACGAAGGCAAAAAGCTCTTTTTAAAAGGAGATCGTTGCAACTCGGCTAAATGTTCTGCAACAAAAAGACCTTATGGTTCAGGACAACACGGTCAGAGCAGAAAAAAATTATCCGAATATGCGGTGCATTTAAGAGAAAAACAAAAATGCCGTTTTTCATATCTGGTTTCAGAAAAACAATTCTCCAGATATTTCAAAATAGCAGCAGGCAAATCAGGCGTTACAGGTACTGTATTATTACAGTTGCTTGAATCAAGATTTGATAATGTTGTGGCTAAAGCAGGATTCACTGCCGGAAGAAAACAATCAAGGCAGCTTATTAGACACAGACACTTTTTAATTAATGATAGAACAGTCGATATCCCTTCATACAGATTAAAAGCCGGTGATAAAATTTCTGTCAAAAAAGGCAGCGAAGAATTAATTAAATCAATTATTGATTCATTAACACCGATTGAAGGCGTAAATTGGCTGGAATATGATAAATCAAGTTTAAAAATAACAGTAAAATCTTTACCTGAAAGAGAAGAAATTGATCCTACAGTTAAAGAACAGCTTATCGTTGAATACTATTCTAAGTAGGTCTAGGAGGTTATAATACCCGTCATGGATTTAAAAATAAAATGCGTAAATACAACAACTGATTCTGATGGCTCAATATACGGCAAGTTCGTAATTGAACCCTTAGAAAGAGGTTATGGCACAACAATAGGTAATGCTTTAAGAAGAGTTCTTTTATCAAGCCTTGAGGGTGCTGCTGTTACTTCAGTAAGAATTGAAGGAATAACACACGAATACACTTCAATGCCGGGCGTTGTTGAAGATGTAACAGATATTCTTCTCAACATTAAAGGTCTCGTTGTTAAAATCGAAGACAATGATGTTTATAATTTAAGATTAGACATAGACAGATCAGGTCCTATTTTGGCAAGCGATATTCAATTACCGGCAGGCGTTAAAGTTATTAACCCTGATTGGTTGATTTGTACAGTAGCAGAAGGCGGAAGCTTCCATGCCGATATAGTTGTCGAAACAGGAAAAGGATATGTTCCGACTGATATGCTTCCTCAAGGTAAATATGCTCAAGCAGTTGATGTATTGCCTCTGGATGCAGTGTATATGCCTATCAAAAAAGTCAGCTACACAGTAGAAAATACCAGAGTAGGAAATGTAACTGATTTTGATAAAGTTATAATTGAAGTTTGGTCAAACGGAAGTATCGAAGTTAATGCTGCGCTTAGTAAAGCTGCTAATCTCTTAATAGAGCATTTCCTCCCGATTGCTTCTTTAACCGGACAAACAACAGT
This is a stretch of genomic DNA from bacterium. It encodes these proteins:
- the infA gene encoding translation initiation factor IF-1; amino-acid sequence: MSKETIEFEGTIIESLPNAMFKVKLENDHMVLAHISGKIRKNFIRILPGDKVKVELTPYDLTRGRITYRLK
- the rpmJ gene encoding 50S ribosomal protein L36, with product MKVRTSVKKICEKCKSIRRKGRVAVICENPKHKQRQG
- the rpsM gene encoding 30S ribosomal protein S13 — its product is MARIAGVDLPRNKRMVVALTYIYGVGPTRASEILANCGISEDTRSDNLTEEEINSLRIEIGKYQVEGDLKRFEALNIKRLSEINSYRGMRHRRGLPVRGQRTKTNARTRRGKKTGPVSKKK
- the rpsK gene encoding 30S ribosomal protein S11, producing the protein MAKPKARVKKKEKKNVLQGRVHIQSTFNNTIVTSTDMLGNAIAWASAGTSGFKGARKGTPFASQSAAELVAKKSMEQGMKSVEVYVKGPGSGRETAIRSIQSAGLEITLIKDVTPIPHNGCRPPKKRRV
- the rpsD gene encoding 30S ribosomal protein S4, coding for MARHTEAVCKICRNEGKKLFLKGDRCNSAKCSATKRPYGSGQHGQSRKKLSEYAVHLREKQKCRFSYLVSEKQFSRYFKIAAGKSGVTGTVLLQLLESRFDNVVAKAGFTAGRKQSRQLIRHRHFLINDRTVDIPSYRLKAGDKISVKKGSEELIKSIIDSLTPIEGVNWLEYDKSSLKITVKSLPEREEIDPTVKEQLIVEYYSK
- a CDS encoding DNA-directed RNA polymerase subunit alpha; this translates as MDLKIKCVNTTTDSDGSIYGKFVIEPLERGYGTTIGNALRRVLLSSLEGAAVTSVRIEGITHEYTSMPGVVEDVTDILLNIKGLVVKIEDNDVYNLRLDIDRSGPILASDIQLPAGVKVINPDWLICTVAEGGSFHADIVVETGKGYVPTDMLPQGKYAQAVDVLPLDAVYMPIKKVSYTVENTRVGNVTDFDKVIIEVWSNGSIEVNAALSKAANLLIEHFLPIASLTGQTTVIGTQPVIEEEPEPEAKAPSIGIEELDLSVRAYNCLKRASINSLEELLLKSEHDLLNIKNFGKKSSDEVIERLHAFNLKLKPNPENLDEE